In Penicillium oxalicum strain HP7-1 chromosome I, whole genome shotgun sequence, a single window of DNA contains:
- a CDS encoding 2-oxoisovalerate dehydrogenase subunit alpha gives MSSRALIQGSWRVACRSPRAVTPKPTCAPRRWTSSISQRPGSDRVLFPGAVNSKFTTDMSFLKASDLPAIPTYRVIDADGEMVDKSRAAPDVSDEEVLTWYKNMLSVSIMDVVMFEAQRQGRLSFYMKVLRLLLLLLTPDDVVFAQYREAGVFQQRGYTLKNFMGQLFANCNDTGKGRNMPVHYGQNYPRMHTISSPLATQIPHAAGAAYALKLQDLQDPNRDRRIVACYFGEGAASEGDFHAALNIAATRSCPVVFVCRNNGFAISTPTLEQYRGDGIASRGVGYGIDTIRVDGNDVFAVHEAMKEARRLALTDGGRPVLIEAMSYRVSHHSTSDDSFAYRARVEVEDWKRRDNPIIRLRKWLENKGLWNEELEKETRDSMRKAVLKEFSEAEREKKPPLREAFEDVYEEVTEEARAQMKELKRILETYPDEYDLRPYKDGVKGLD, from the exons ATGTCATCGAGAGCTCTCATACAAGGGTCATGGCGAGTCGCTTGCCGCAGTCCCCGTGCTGTGACCCCCAAACCCACATGTGCTCCACGACGATGGACCAGCTCAATCTCACAAAGACCAGGATCAGACCG GGTACTATTCCCCGGAGCTGTCAACAGTAAATTCACGACAGACATGTCCTTCCTGAAGGCTTCCGACCTCCCCGCAATTCCCACATACCGAGTCATTGACGCCGACGGCGAGATGGTGGACAAATCAAGAGCGGCCCCAGATGTGTCGGATGAGGAGGTTTTGACGTGGTACAAAAACATGCTGTCGG TCAGCATTATGGACGTGGTGATGTTTGAAGCACAGCGCCAGGGGCGACTGAGCTTTTACATG AAGGTATTGCGGTtgcttctgctgctgctgaccCCCGATGATGTGGTCTTCGCTCAATACCGCGAGGCGGGTGTTTTCCAGCAACGAGGGTACACCTTGAAGAACTTTATGGGGCAGTTGTTTGCCAATTGCAATGATACGGGCAAAGGCCGAAACATGCCTGTTCACTACGGACAGAACTATCCTCGCATG CACACGATCTCATCCCCCTTGGCGACCCAGATCCCTCACGCAGCGGGAGCCGCCTATGCACTGAAACTACAGGATCTTCAGGATCCTAACCGGGACCGTCGAATCGTGGCCTGCTACTTTGGCGAGGGCGCAGCCAGCGAGGGCGATTTCCACGCGGCTCTCAATATTGCGGCTACCCGATCATGTCCCGTCGTGTTCGTATGCCGTAACAACGGATTCGCCATCTCTACGCCAACCCTTGAGCAATACCGCGGTGATGGAATCGCCAGCCGAGGCGTTGGATACGGGATCGATACCATTCGGGTCGACGGTAACGATGTCTTTGCCGTCCACGAAGCGATGAAAGAGGCCCGCCGGCTCGCATTGACCGATGGGGGACGACCCGTGTTGATCGAGGCCATGAGTTACCGTGTTTCCCACCACAGCACAAGTGATGACAGTTTCGCATACCGTGCTCGCGTGGAGGTTGAGGACTGGAAGCGCCGGGACAACCCCATCATCCGTTTGAGGAAGTGGTTGGAGAACAAGGGGTTATGGAACgaggagttggagaaggagactcGTGACTCGATGCGAAAGGCCGTTCTCAAAGAATTCAGTGAGGCTGAACGGGAAAAGAAGCCGCCTCTTCGAGAAGCCTTTGAGGATGTCTACGAAGAGGTGACTGAGGAAGCACGGGCGCAAATGAAGGAGCTGAAGCGGATTTTGGAAACATATCCCGACGAGTATGATCTGCGGCCCTACAAGGATGGGGTGAAGGGACTAGACTAA